CGCAGGCCGAGCTCGACGACCTGCTCGCCAAGCTCAATGCCGACCCGCGCGTTAGCGGCATACTCGTGCAGATGCCCCTGCCTGCCCACCTTGACGCTGAGGCGGCTATCGCGCGCATCTCGCCCGAGAAGGATGTCGACGGCTTCCACCCGGTCAACCTCGGCCGCCTCATGCGCGGCCTTCCCGGTCCGCGTCCATGCACGCCGGCGGGCGTTATGCGCCTGCTGCGCGAGTACGACATCGACCCGGCGGGGAAGCGCGCTGTCGTGCTCGGCCGCTCGACGATCGTCGGCAAGCCCATGGCGCTCATGCTCATGGAGGCGGACGCCACGGTGACGATCTGCCACTCGCGCACGCCCAACAAGGTGGAGACGAGCCACCAGGCCGACATCGTCGTCTCGGCTATCGGCCATGCCAAGCTCGTGCAAGCCGACTGGATGGCTCCGGGTGCCGTCGTCATCGATGTGGGAATGAACCGCGACGAGGCGGGCAAGCTCTGCGGTGACGTGGACTTTGACGCTGTGGAGCCCATCGCCGGTGCCATCACGCCGGTGCCCGGCGGCGTCGGCCCCATGACGCGTGCCATGCTCATGCTCAACACGGTGACGGCAGCCGAGCACCTCGCCGGCGTCAGCTCGGAGTGGCCGCGCTAGGTCATTGACGCGTGCGTACAAAAAGCCCCGCCTGTTGGATGCGTCCAGCAGGCGGGGCTTTGCTGTGCGGAGGCGATGCTTATCGCGCTGTGGTGCCGTGGGGCTACGCGGCCTGCTTCTCGTCAGCGACGCTGGACGCGGCTGCCTCGCCGTCAGCGGGCGTGTAGCTGTTGCCCAGGAGCTCGATAACCTGCTCCTCCGTGAGGTCGCGGTGATAGAACATGCTGTAGAACTCCTGCGTCGTGGCCACGATGTCGATGTCGTAGGCCTCGGGATACAGAAGGTTCGTCAGCCACTGCAGGCCGATGAAGCGGTTGACTGCCGGCGGGCGGTCAAGCCAGGAGAACGGGGTCTGAACCATCGTGTAGACGCGACCGTCCTTCACGGCCTTGATCTCAGACCAGTTGGGGTCGGTGCGGATGAGCTCGTCGGCGCCACCCTCAAAGCGCTGGTCGTCCCAGGAGACGATGACGTCGGGGTTCCAGGCCAGAACCTGCTCAAGCGAGACGGCCGTGCGGCCCTTGCCGCCCTCGGCCTCGAGATCTTTGGCGACGTTCTCGGCACCGGCCAGCTTGAAGACCAGGGCGTGCGTCGAGGACGTAGGCTCGGTCTGCAGGCCGTCGGGGCCCTCGGCGTAGTACACGCTCACGCGCTCGTCCTCGGGAACGCTCGCCACGGCCGCGGCGACGTCCTCGGCGACCTTCGTGCAGTAGTCAGCCATGGCCTTGGCCTCGTCCTGCTTGCCGAGCAGCTCGCCGAGCGACTCGTAGCAGGCGGCCGTCGTGTCGAACGAGCCATTGAGGACGACGACCGGGATGCCGGTCTGGTTCTGCAGGTCGTCAGCGAACGAGGCGTCGGACTCGCCGGGCTCGACTGAGGTGATCGAGAAGATGAGCTGGATGCCCTCGGCGAGGATGGCCTCGGGGTTTAGCTCGCCGCCGCCGGACAGCGTGCCGAGGTTCGGCAGCTTGTCCGTGCCCTCGGGCAGGTTGGCGAGCTCCTGCTCCGTGAAGTCCATCGTCGTGCCGGCGCACAGCTCGGGCGCTAGCGTGAAGCAGAAGATCTGGCCGATGGGGCTCGTGAAGTAGATCTTCTCGAGCGACTCGACGCTGGGGATCGTGACCTCGCGTCCGGCGTCATCGGTGATGGTGCGATCGCCCTCGGCGGCGTGGGCGACCCCTGCCGACGAAGCGAAGGCGGCCAGGGCAAGCGCGACCGTCAGGACGACGGCGAGCAGCCTGGGCAGCGCACGTGCTTGAGCCTTCATGCTCATCCCTCCCATTACATGGAACAGTGCTCCTTGTGGACAGTGCGTGTCCATCCTAACATGCACTGTTGGAAATGGATAGAACGTGAAGTTGAAACAGAATTGATAAGGTACCTGACAATGTCAATTTGTCTGCAAAATTAGGTCACCTGGCTTTAAAATAGTCAATTCGCAGGGAGGGAGTTAGGGGAGGGATATCCGTGAGCAACTCAGACGAGGCGCGGGGGAGCGACGCCCCCGACGAGCGTTCGATGGCGTCGGCGTTCGATACGCCCAGTGCCGATGATCTCGCCGAGCGCAACATCGACCGGCCTGTCGCGCTGTGGTTGAAGATCGCTATCCCGCTCGGCCTGCTTGCCATCGCGGTGGGTTCGTTCGCCGTCGGCAAGTATCCCATTACGCCCGTCGAGCTTGTCTCGACGATTTGGAACACGCTGTTCAACCCCGAGGCCGTGGACACGCGCATGCAGACGGCGCTGCTCAACATCCGCCTGCCGCGCGTGCTCGTTGTCATGCTCGTCGGCGCCGCCCTCGCCTCTGCCGGTGCGGCATACCAGGGCATGTTCAAAAACCCGCTCGTTTCCCCCGATCTGCTCGGCGCCTCCGCGGGCGCGAGCCTGGGAGCATGCGCTGCGCTGCTGCTCAACATGCCGAGTGCGATGGTACAGCTCATGGCGTTTGCGGGTGGCATGATCGCCGTGGCGTGCGTCATCTGGCTCAACAAGATCATCCACTACGACGAGCTACTGGGCCTCGTGCTCGGCGGCATCCTCATCTCGACGCTGTTCCAGTCGGGTGTGTCCATGGTCAAGTTCATGGCCGATGCCAACGACAAGCTACCCGCCATCACGTTTTGGCTCATGGGCGGCTTCTCGCGCGTCGACCAGAACGACCTGTTCGCCATCTCGCTGCCCATGCTCGGCGGCTTTGCCCTGCTCATGCTCGAGCGATGGAAGCTCAACGCCATGAGCTTCGGCCAGGAGGAGGCCAAGAGCCTCGGCATCAACGTGGCGCGCGTCCGGCTCGTTGTCATATTCGCCGCGACGCTCATCGTGTCGGTGTCCGTGGCCGTGTCGGGCATCGTCGGCTGGGTCGGCCTCGTCATCCCGCATGTGGCGCGCGCCCTCGTGGGGCCGAACTACCGCGCGCTCATTCCTGCGTCCATGGTTATCGGTGCAGGCTACCTGCTGCTCGTCGACGACCTGTGCCGCATGCTGCTCAGCCTGGAGATACCGGTGGGCATTCTGACGTCGATCATCGGCGTGCCGTTCTTCGTCATCATCTTCAAGCACAACATGAAGGGGTGGTAGCCGATGGATGCGACGGAGGACACCATTCTTGACGTCCGCGATCTGAGCTGCGGCTACGACGGAGCAACGATCATAGACCGCGCGAACTTCTCTATGCGCTCTGGAAGCTTTGCCTGCATCATCGGTGCGAACGGCTGCGGCAAGACGACGCTGCTCAAGACGATCCTCGGCCTGTTACGGCCTCTGGGTGGCGGCGCCTACGTGCGCGGCGTGGCCGTCGCCTCGATGGACGACCGCCAGCGCGCCCGGGCGCTCGCGTACATCCCGCAGGCACACCGGCCGCCGTTCCCGTTCAAGGTGGCCGACGTCGTGCTCATGGGGCGCACGCCTCACGTCGGCCGGTTCTCCGCCGTGTCGCACGCCGACAAGCGGGCGGCTTGGGACGCGCTGTGCCTGCTGGGCATCGAGGATCTGGCGCAGTCTGTCTACACGCGGCTGTCCGGCGGCCAGCAGCAGCTCGTGCTCATCGCGCGGGCGCTGGCGCAGCAGCCCGAGCTCATCGTCATGGACGAGCCCACGGCGAGCCTTGACTTCGGCAACCAGCACATGGTGCTGTCGCGGATGCGCGAGCTGTCTCGCGAGGGCGCGAGCGTGCTCATGGTGACGCACGACCCGCACCACGCCATCTACTGCGCCGACACGGTCGTTGTCGTGAAGGGCGGCCGGGTCGAGCGGGTCGGAACGCCGGGCGAGATCATAACCGGGCCGGTGCTGCGCGGCATTTATGGCGTCCCGGTCGACGTTGTGGAGGCGCCGCTGACGGACGGCGGCACGAGAAGGGTGTGCGTCGCGCTGTAAGCGAGGCGTGCGGTGCGGGTACCATGCCAGAGGATGCGCTCCCGGTGGGGCGCCACAATTCAAGGGGAAGGGTGTCGCAATGACGGGGACCGATCAGCCGCAGTGCAATCCGTGGGCGCTGTACGACGAGCTCATCGCAGGGGTTCCGCAGGACGCGTGCGTTACCGACTACGGCATGGGCCTGCACTGGAGCTACGTGAACGCCGAGTGCGGGTGCGGCGTGGCGTGGACGATGCGAGGTGGCGCGTCGGGTGGTCACGGTTCTCGTGGCGCGAGCGATCTGCGCGGTCGCAGCCTGCGCGAGGTGGCGGAGCTCTCGAAGAGCTGGAACTTCGAGCAGGCGACGCTCGGTGTGGCAGCGCTCAACGCGTGGTACTCCCGTCGTGAGCTGCTCGACCCGATGGGTGCTGTCTACGAGGAACAGCGCGAGCTGGCTCCGTCCGAGCGCAAGCGCGAAGCGTTCCATGAGTTCCGCCCGATGATGTCCGGCAAGAAGGTTACGGTCATCGGTCATTTCCCGCATGTGCTTGACCTTGCCGAGTGCTGCGATGAGCTTACGGTGCTCGAGCGCAACTGCGGGCAGAGCGACACGCCCGACCCGGCGTGCGAGTATGTGCTGCCCTCCCAGGACATGGTGTTCATCACGGGCACGACGACGATGAACAAGACATTGCCTCGTCTGCTCGAGCTGTCGCGCAATGCGCTGACGGTCATGACCGGCCCGAGCGTCGTGCCCGCGCCGGTGCTGTTCTCCTACGGGGTTGACGTGCTGGCGGGCAGCGTCGTGGGCGATCCCGAGAAGACGGCGTTTGCGGTGCGCAACGGCCGTGGCATGCTGTTTGGCGAGGCCATTCAGATGATGCGCGTCGTGCGCCCTGGTCTGGAGCTGCCGCTCGCGGAGTAGCGGAGACGCAGGTTGCTGCGCTTTCTGCCGCGAAAAGGCCTCGAGTGCAGGTTTCTCTGGCCTGCCATGTGCGTTTTGACCGTCGAGTGCATGTTTCTTTGTGGAGAAGAGGGGCTACGGGGACGGTTCCCTTTGAGGGGAAGGCCTCTACCTGCGCTTTTGCTGGCGGCAAGAAGCGACCGGGCCGCTTGCTGCCAGTTCCTTCCCGAAGAAGCATGCACTCGACGCTTGTTTTGTGCGAGCATCAGCCAAGAGTCGTGCACTAGGGCCGGTTTTTGTGCTGGTCATGGCTTGCGGGGGGCCTTCCGATGGACTCTTGCAGCCCTGTCGCATGACGGGGACGCAGCGATTCGAGGCTCTCTGCTATATTTCCCTCTCCCGTCCCGGTGATGGTGCTCTTCGAGTGCCTCCCCGAGCGTGGGTTCCCCCTCGCGCATCCCCGCCCAACGAGGTTGTGCGCTGCCATCGGAATGACGCAGAATGGCTCGGCGTAAGGTGAGCCTGCGTTCCCTGTCCCTCGTATCCAAGGGTCTCATCCGAAAGCCGATGGCATGCGCGATATCGCAGGCCATTGTGCAGAACATCGCGTCACTCTGTACGTGCTCGTCAAAGAGCGAGATCGTTGTTATCCCCATATGTGCCAGGGCATTGGCACGGGCTTTGTCCGAGGCCATGCGCGCCTCGCCTTCGTGATATATGCGTCCCTCGTATTCGACGTCCACGCGCGCTGACTCCCAATACAGATCGGCTTTTGCATGGTCACGATGGGCAATGCTGCGTGCGGCGTCATCGAACTCGATGCGCCGGTTGAGCGAAAACGGGGGAAGACCGAAGCCTCCCAACCGTCGTGGCATTCCGAGGAGCATGGCACACACGCTCTCCATGGGGGAGGCGGCGTTATCTCGTACGAGGTTTATTGCGCGCAGGGCGGTAGCCCGGTTGCGTGCGCCTCGCATGAGGCCTAGCGCGGTCCGTATGCTCTGGACGCTGGTGAGTGCCCGATTTCTTTGGACGAGTCCCGTGGTGCCCCTTCGCTCGGGAGCATATGTTCCGCATAGCTCGAAACCAAGCTGAGTAAGCTCAAACAGATCGAGCACACGTGCCATCTGGAAGAAGGAGAGCTCGGGTGAGACGACGTATAGCCCACGAGCGGCGCGTGCGATTGATTGTGCGGGCAAGGTGGGCATGCAGAGGTGGACCTGAGCAAGTGGGAGAACGCGTCGCTCGGAACGCCTGAGCACGCAGAGGTCGAGCGGGGCGGTGAGCGTCGACTTCCAGCGATCGCCAAGCTCGTCGAGTAGGGCGAGGCTCGGCGGCGCGAGCAGGGCTGCATCGGGATCGATGACCCACTCGTGCTGCGAGGGAGTGAGCGGGGCCGTGCGCCAGTATTCGAGGGCGGAGCAACCGGCAAGACAGATGCCAGGGGTGAAGTGGGCCATACGGAGCCTCGCTTTCGCGGTTGTCAGCTGACCGTCAGGGCATGCCGCATGGCTGTCCCGACAGGGGGCGGCATGATATGCCACGTCGGAGGCGTCCTTGTTTTGAATCGGTGTCGTTTTGTCGTGTAGGGAAGTTCTCGAAAACGATGTGTTGTTTGGTATCTACTCTTAGGTACATCGGCACTGTCCCTTTGGAACGGTGCCCACGGGCAGGACGTCGCGTGGACGTTCCCCGCGTGTCTGAGAAAGGGTTTTGGACATGGCTTCCCTGCTTTTCGCGAACATTTCTCGTCGCTCGTTCGCCGCGCTTGCTGCTGCCGGCGTCGCTGGGCTGGGCCTGGGGGCTCACGCCTTTGCTGCTGAGTCGGCCAAGAAGGACGCCAAGGCTGTAGCTTCCTCGGCAGCTGACAAGGGCGCTTCTACTTCCGCCGCCAAGGACGGCGCCACGAAGACGGTCACGGACTGCGCTGGTCGTACGGTCGAGGTTCCCGCGCAGGTCAACCGCGTCGCTGAGCTGCATCCGCAGGCAGGTCAGATCGTCGTGCGCCTCGCCGGCGCCGACAAGCTCGTTTGCGTCGACACGGTGTTCTCGAAGGCGTATCTCGCTGACTCGGGTACGAGCTCGCAGAACTTTGACGCCCAGACGCTCGAGACGCTCAAGGCCCTGCCGGTTACGAATGTCTTCATGAAGGGCGCTGACAAGGAGGCCCTTGTCTCCTACGCTCCCGACGTCATCTTCACGCTCGATGGTGACGGCAACGCCGACGAGCTGCAGAACACGATCAACATCCCGGTCGTCTGCCTGGCCAAGTCGCCGGTCGACAAGGTGCTCGAGGCGTTCAAGGTTGCGGGCGAGGTGCTGAACAACGAAGCCGACGCCCAGGCCATGTGCGACTGGTGGGAGGCCGCCTCGCAGCGCATCGCTGATGACGTTGCCGACCTGGCCGCCGACGAGCGCCCGACGGTCATGTACTGTGGCAAGAACGGCGAGCCGCTGCAGGTGCCGGGTAAGGACACGATCTTTGCGCGCAACATCGTTAATGCCGGTTGCACGAATGTTACCGACGAGCTGCAGGACACGGGCAACGAGTCCATCGACGTGAGCCTCGAGCAGGTCATCGGCTGGGATCCCGACTACATCGTGTGTGCAACGCAGAATGTCGCCGACGCTATCATGTCCAACCCTGATTGGGCGTCGCTTAAGGCCGTCCAGAACGGCACCGTCATCGCGCCGCTGCGGTATGCCGGCTTTGATGGCTGGTTCAGCGTGCTGGGCACCGACTGGCTCAACGCGTTTGTGACGCGCGGTGGCGACGCGGCCTATGTCGACCAGCTGCACCAGGACATGCAGGACTTCTTCCAGATCTTCTACGGCACCCAGCTCACCGACGAGCAGCTCGAGGCCGTCGCGACGGCGTAGCTCTGCCGGCACGACGGCCCTTTTGGCCACAGGCGTCATGTTTTCGGCCCGGGACTGTTCTCCTGCGCTCAGCCAGCTTCGCCGCAAACACGCAGCTGGCAAACTGAGTCAGAGGAACAGCCCCGGGCTGGGTCTAACTTTCTAGGCGAGCGAATCCAGGGACGCAATCGCCTGGTCGAGAAGATCTGCTGCCTTCTCCTGATAGAAGCGCTCGGCGGCGGGGTTGTGCGCGACTTTCTGTCCCGGCTTCTCGGCCGATCCGTGGGCATACACGTTGTACCACTTGGCGGTCGCGTATTGCTCGCGCGCTTGCTCCAGCGTCTCCTCGTCTATACCGCCCTCGCTGGTAGCTTTGGCCAGCAGTTGCTGGGCCTGGGCAATCTTATCCTGGACAACCTGTTCCTTCTCGCCAAGATCGGCCTCGGCCGTCTCGATGAAGGTACGCATCTCATCGGTGTTATCGACGCCCTGGTCCTTGTGGCAGGTGAGGCAGAACTCCAGGGCCTCCTCGTTCTCGAGCGGCGTGGATGACGCGTCGTGCGAGGTGTACTCCTGACCGTCCTCGTTCGTTTTCGTGGGCATGTGGCAGCTCACGCAGGTGAGCCCCAGCTTTTCGTGCACGCTGCCCTGGAAGATCTCGATGTCGGGGTGCTGCGTGATGAACACGTCCGCGCCCGTGTCCTCCTCGTGGGTCGCTTGCACGCCGTCTTCAAGGAAGGCCTGCTTGAGCGAGTCGGGATCGAAACCGTAGCGATAGGGGTCGATGCTCGCGATATCGCCTTCGTAATCCGCTAGCCACGAGCGACCATAGCGCCCAACGGCGTTATGGCACTGGCCGCACACGGCCTCCTCCGTGCTGACCTGGCTCAGGGTCGTCTTGCCGATGAGCTGGTAAAACGCAAGGTTCGGATGAAGCGTGCCGCCCGGTGTGCCCTCATGGCATATGCCGCAGTCCCAGTACTTGCCGTTGCCGACGTAGTTGGTCGCATCGGTGGCAAACGCCTGCTTGCCCTCTTGTGCGTAAAGTGCGTTGAAGTCGGTCGATTTGCAGGCGATGCACGCCATGGACGAGGTCGGCTGCGGCAGCATGGGCTCGACGTGCTCTGCCAGCGTGGCGTGCGAGTGCACATAGCCGTTGTCCTCATCTTCCGCCTGGCTGGTTCCTGACATGAAAGAGCCTACCTCGTCGGGGAAGATGTCGGCATAGTCCTCGGCGGTGTACTGTGCAGCTTCGCTTGGCAGGCTGGCGGAGATGTTGCTGGGAGAATCTGCTTGCTCCTGCGCTTGGCTATAGGCAGGATGGCATGCGATAAGCGCTGCAGCGCCGGCGAACGATGCCGCCGCCACGATCGTCATCGCTTTTCTGGCAATGTTCATGGTGCCGCCTCTTTCGTGATCATCAAGTAGAAAATGCACAACTTTAGTGACATACGCATGACATTTTTAAGATGCGCGCATGATGACCAAAAGGCAATGTGCAGATGGGGCGATCCGTTCAGCAAAAGACGGATTGCTAAAAGTGTTGATTAAGCCCGATGCGGATGAGGCTTTGGGGGCGTATTAGCTCTCCTGTTGCCCGTTGATGTTCCGCAGCGAGGAGAGCCCTCCGTCAATAAAGCGGGCGAGCAGGGTCTGGACATCTAAAAAGCGGGCGTCGCCCTTCCATCCCAAGTGCTGGTTCACTGCAAGATTGCCGTGAACTATGTGGGCGAATAGGATGCTCGCGTCCTGCTCGGAGAGCCCCGTCGCTTTCATGATGGTGGGGACGACCTCGG
The window above is part of the Coriobacteriia bacterium genome. Proteins encoded here:
- a CDS encoding ABC transporter ATP-binding protein, whose product is MDATEDTILDVRDLSCGYDGATIIDRANFSMRSGSFACIIGANGCGKTTLLKTILGLLRPLGGGAYVRGVAVASMDDRQRARALAYIPQAHRPPFPFKVADVVLMGRTPHVGRFSAVSHADKRAAWDALCLLGIEDLAQSVYTRLSGGQQQLVLIARALAQQPELIVMDEPTASLDFGNQHMVLSRMRELSREGASVLMVTHDPHHAIYCADTVVVVKGGRVERVGTPGEIITGPVLRGIYGVPVDVVEAPLTDGGTRRVCVAL
- a CDS encoding DUF364 domain-containing protein — encoded protein: MTGTDQPQCNPWALYDELIAGVPQDACVTDYGMGLHWSYVNAECGCGVAWTMRGGASGGHGSRGASDLRGRSLREVAELSKSWNFEQATLGVAALNAWYSRRELLDPMGAVYEEQRELAPSERKREAFHEFRPMMSGKKVTVIGHFPHVLDLAECCDELTVLERNCGQSDTPDPACEYVLPSQDMVFITGTTTMNKTLPRLLELSRNALTVMTGPSVVPAPVLFSYGVDVLAGSVVGDPEKTAFAVRNGRGMLFGEAIQMMRVVRPGLELPLAE
- a CDS encoding ammonia-forming cytochrome c nitrite reductase subunit c552 — encoded protein: MNIARKAMTIVAAASFAGAAALIACHPAYSQAQEQADSPSNISASLPSEAAQYTAEDYADIFPDEVGSFMSGTSQAEDEDNGYVHSHATLAEHVEPMLPQPTSSMACIACKSTDFNALYAQEGKQAFATDATNYVGNGKYWDCGICHEGTPGGTLHPNLAFYQLIGKTTLSQVSTEEAVCGQCHNAVGRYGRSWLADYEGDIASIDPYRYGFDPDSLKQAFLEDGVQATHEEDTGADVFITQHPDIEIFQGSVHEKLGLTCVSCHMPTKTNEDGQEYTSHDASSTPLENEEALEFCLTCHKDQGVDNTDEMRTFIETAEADLGEKEQVVQDKIAQAQQLLAKATSEGGIDEETLEQAREQYATAKWYNVYAHGSAEKPGQKVAHNPAAERFYQEKAADLLDQAIASLDSLA
- a CDS encoding ABC transporter substrate-binding protein, with translation MASLLFANISRRSFAALAAAGVAGLGLGAHAFAAESAKKDAKAVASSAADKGASTSAAKDGATKTVTDCAGRTVEVPAQVNRVAELHPQAGQIVVRLAGADKLVCVDTVFSKAYLADSGTSSQNFDAQTLETLKALPVTNVFMKGADKEALVSYAPDVIFTLDGDGNADELQNTINIPVVCLAKSPVDKVLEAFKVAGEVLNNEADAQAMCDWWEAASQRIADDVADLAADERPTVMYCGKNGEPLQVPGKDTIFARNIVNAGCTNVTDELQDTGNESIDVSLEQVIGWDPDYIVCATQNVADAIMSNPDWASLKAVQNGTVIAPLRYAGFDGWFSVLGTDWLNAFVTRGGDAAYVDQLHQDMQDFFQIFYGTQLTDEQLEAVATA
- the folD gene encoding bifunctional methylenetetrahydrofolate dehydrogenase/methenyltetrahydrofolate cyclohydrolase FolD, whose amino-acid sequence is MAVLIDGKAVAAKVLAEAAGRVERLAAAGHPCGLAVVLVGDDPASSVYVRNKRRDCAQCGISAFDYDLPATATQAELDDLLAKLNADPRVSGILVQMPLPAHLDAEAAIARISPEKDVDGFHPVNLGRLMRGLPGPRPCTPAGVMRLLREYDIDPAGKRAVVLGRSTIVGKPMALMLMEADATVTICHSRTPNKVETSHQADIVVSAIGHAKLVQADWMAPGAVVIDVGMNRDEAGKLCGDVDFDAVEPIAGAITPVPGGVGPMTRAMLMLNTVTAAEHLAGVSSEWPR
- a CDS encoding ABC transporter substrate-binding protein, whose amino-acid sequence is MKAQARALPRLLAVVLTVALALAAFASSAGVAHAAEGDRTITDDAGREVTIPSVESLEKIYFTSPIGQIFCFTLAPELCAGTTMDFTEQELANLPEGTDKLPNLGTLSGGGELNPEAILAEGIQLIFSITSVEPGESDASFADDLQNQTGIPVVVLNGSFDTTAACYESLGELLGKQDEAKAMADYCTKVAEDVAAAVASVPEDERVSVYYAEGPDGLQTEPTSSTHALVFKLAGAENVAKDLEAEGGKGRTAVSLEQVLAWNPDVIVSWDDQRFEGGADELIRTDPNWSEIKAVKDGRVYTMVQTPFSWLDRPPAVNRFIGLQWLTNLLYPEAYDIDIVATTQEFYSMFYHRDLTEEQVIELLGNSYTPADGEAAASSVADEKQAA
- a CDS encoding iron ABC transporter permease, producing the protein MASAFDTPSADDLAERNIDRPVALWLKIAIPLGLLAIAVGSFAVGKYPITPVELVSTIWNTLFNPEAVDTRMQTALLNIRLPRVLVVMLVGAALASAGAAYQGMFKNPLVSPDLLGASAGASLGACAALLLNMPSAMVQLMAFAGGMIAVACVIWLNKIIHYDELLGLVLGGILISTLFQSGVSMVKFMADANDKLPAITFWLMGGFSRVDQNDLFAISLPMLGGFALLMLERWKLNAMSFGQEEAKSLGINVARVRLVVIFAATLIVSVSVAVSGIVGWVGLVIPHVARALVGPNYRALIPASMVIGAGYLLLVDDLCRMLLSLEIPVGILTSIIGVPFFVIIFKHNMKGW